The proteins below are encoded in one region of Pseudomonas putida NBRC 14164:
- a CDS encoding fumarylacetoacetate hydrolase family protein yields the protein MKHARIQFDGQAHDATVEDDHLRLADGRLVHQDQVTWLPPATGSMFALGLNYADHARELAFAPPTEPLAFIKSPGTYTGHNQVTWRPDNVEYMHYECELVAVIGKAAKNVKREDALAYVAGYTVCNDYAIRDYLENYYRPNLRVKNRDATTPVGPWIVDAADVPDVSNLKLRTWINGELKQEGTTADMIFDIPHLIEYFSSFMTLQPGDMIATGTPEGLADVVPGDEVVVEVEGVGRLVNRIVSEADFFTNNKA from the coding sequence GTGAAACACGCCCGTATCCAGTTCGACGGCCAGGCCCACGATGCCACGGTCGAAGACGATCACCTGCGCCTTGCCGACGGCCGCCTGGTCCATCAGGACCAGGTCACCTGGCTGCCACCCGCCACCGGCAGCATGTTCGCCCTGGGCCTGAACTACGCCGACCACGCCAGGGAGCTGGCCTTCGCGCCGCCCACCGAACCGTTGGCTTTCATCAAGTCGCCAGGCACCTACACCGGCCACAACCAGGTCACCTGGCGCCCGGACAACGTCGAATACATGCACTACGAGTGCGAGCTGGTGGCGGTGATCGGCAAAGCGGCGAAGAACGTCAAGCGTGAGGACGCCCTGGCCTACGTTGCCGGCTACACCGTGTGCAACGACTACGCCATCCGCGACTACCTGGAAAACTACTACCGCCCCAACCTGCGGGTGAAAAACCGCGATGCCACCACCCCGGTCGGCCCGTGGATCGTCGATGCGGCCGATGTGCCAGACGTCAGCAACCTGAAGCTGCGCACCTGGATCAACGGTGAGCTGAAGCAGGAAGGCACCACCGCGGACATGATCTTCGACATCCCGCACCTCATCGAATACTTCTCCAGCTTCATGACCCTGCAACCGGGCGACATGATCGCCACCGGCACGCCAGAAGGCCTGGCCGATGTGGTGCCGGGTGACGAAGTGGTGGTGGAAGTGGAAGGCGTCGGTCGCCTGGTCAACCGTATCGTCAGCGAAGCTGACTTCTTCACGAACAACAAGGCATGA
- the hpaR gene encoding homoprotocatechuate degradation operon regulator HpaR produces MTKTQPSLTLSLLQAREAAMAFFRPLLNQHDLTEQQWRVIRILKQHGELENYQLAELACILKPSMTGVLGRLERDGLVRRQKAAQDQRRVFVSLTEGGEACFASMKEGMEANYQKIQAQFGEEKLQQLMGLLNDLKRIAP; encoded by the coding sequence ATGACCAAGACGCAACCTTCGCTCACGCTAAGCCTGTTGCAGGCCCGAGAAGCCGCGATGGCATTTTTCAGGCCGCTGTTGAACCAGCACGACCTGACCGAGCAGCAATGGCGGGTAATCCGCATCCTCAAGCAGCACGGCGAGCTGGAGAATTACCAGTTGGCGGAACTGGCCTGCATCCTCAAGCCGAGCATGACCGGGGTACTGGGGCGCCTGGAGCGCGACGGGCTGGTGCGGCGGCAGAAGGCCGCGCAGGACCAGCGACGGGTGTTCGTCAGCCTGACCGAAGGAGGGGAGGCGTGCTTTGCCTCGATGAAGGAAGGCATGGAGGCCAACTACCAGAAGATTCAGGCGCAGTTTGGTGAAGAGAAGCTGCAGCAGCTGATGGGGTTGTTGAATGACCTGAAGCGCATCGCGCCATAA
- a CDS encoding ABC transporter permease — translation MKTTPLDSQGAAPVRRSGTYFGLGTYLGLAGALLAMIVLFSFLSSHFWSYNTFSTLANQIPDLMVLAVGMTFVLIIGGIDLSVGSVLALAASAVSVAILGWGWDPLPSALLGMAVAALAGSITGGVTVAWRIPSFIVSLGVLEMARGLAYQFTDSRTAYIGDAYAWFSNPVAFGISPAFIIALLVIVLAHLVLTRTVFGRYLIGIGTNEEAVRLAGIDPRPYKVLVFALMGLLAGLAALFQISRLEAADPNAGSGLELQVIAAVVIGGTSLMGGRGSVISTFFGVLIISVLAAGLAQIGASEPTKRIITGAVIVIAVVLDTYRSRRAARRN, via the coding sequence ATGAAAACCACCCCGCTCGATAGCCAAGGCGCCGCCCCTGTGCGCCGCAGTGGCACCTACTTTGGCCTGGGCACCTACCTGGGCCTGGCTGGCGCCTTGCTGGCGATGATTGTGTTGTTCTCGTTCCTCAGCAGCCACTTCTGGTCTTACAACACCTTCAGTACCTTGGCCAACCAGATCCCCGACCTGATGGTGCTGGCGGTGGGCATGACCTTTGTACTGATCATCGGCGGAATCGACCTGTCGGTGGGCTCGGTGCTGGCCCTGGCGGCTTCTGCCGTGAGTGTGGCCATCCTCGGCTGGGGCTGGGACCCGCTGCCGTCGGCGCTGCTGGGCATGGCCGTGGCCGCACTGGCCGGCAGCATTACCGGCGGCGTTACGGTGGCCTGGCGTATTCCGTCGTTCATCGTCTCGCTTGGCGTGCTGGAAATGGCCCGCGGCCTGGCCTACCAGTTCACCGACTCGCGCACCGCCTATATCGGCGATGCCTATGCGTGGTTTTCCAACCCGGTTGCCTTTGGTATTTCGCCAGCGTTCATCATTGCCTTGCTGGTGATCGTACTGGCCCATCTGGTGCTGACCCGCACGGTGTTCGGCCGCTACCTGATCGGCATCGGTACCAATGAAGAGGCGGTGCGCCTGGCAGGTATCGACCCGCGCCCGTACAAAGTGCTGGTGTTCGCCCTGATGGGGCTGCTGGCAGGCCTGGCCGCGCTGTTTCAGATATCGCGCCTGGAGGCGGCCGACCCCAATGCCGGCTCCGGCCTGGAGCTGCAGGTGATCGCCGCCGTGGTGATCGGCGGCACCAGCCTGATGGGCGGGCGTGGCTCGGTCATCAGCACCTTCTTTGGCGTACTGATCATCTCGGTACTGGCCGCCGGGCTGGCTCAGATTGGCGCCAGCGAGCCGACCAAACGCATCATTACCGGGGCGGTGATCGTCATCGCCGTGGTGCTCGACACTTACCGCAGCCGGCGTGCAGCCCGGCGGAACTGA
- a CDS encoding asparaginase: protein MNAALKTFAPSALALLLILPTTASAKEAENQQKLANVVILATGGTIAGAGASAANSATYQAAKLGIDKLIAGVPELADIANVRGEQVMQIASESITNEDLLKLGKRVAELAESKDVDGIVITHGTDTLEETAYFLNLVEKTDKPIVVVGSMRPGTAMSADGMLNLYNAVAVAGDKQSRGKGVLVTMNDEIQSGRDVSKSVNIKTEAFKSAWGPMGMVVEGKSYWFRLPAKRHTVNSEFDIKQISSLPQVDIAYGYGNVTDTAYKALAQNGAKALIHAGTGNGSVSSRVVPALQELRKNGVQIIRSSHVNQGGFVLRNAEQPDDKNDWVVAHDLNPQKARILAMVAMTKTQDSKELQRIFWEY, encoded by the coding sequence ATGAATGCCGCACTTAAAACCTTCGCCCCCAGCGCACTCGCCCTGCTGCTGATCCTGCCAACCACCGCCTCTGCCAAAGAAGCCGAAAACCAGCAGAAGCTGGCCAACGTGGTCATCCTCGCCACTGGCGGCACCATTGCCGGCGCCGGCGCCAGCGCGGCCAACAGCGCCACCTACCAGGCTGCCAAGCTGGGCATCGACAAGCTGATTGCCGGCGTGCCGGAACTGGCCGACATCGCCAACGTACGCGGCGAGCAAGTGATGCAGATCGCCTCTGAAAGTATCACCAACGAGGACTTGCTCAAGCTCGGCAAGCGGGTTGCCGAACTGGCCGAGAGCAAGGACGTCGACGGCATCGTCATTACCCACGGCACCGACACCCTCGAAGAAACCGCCTACTTCCTCAACCTGGTGGAAAAGACCGACAAGCCAATCGTGGTGGTCGGCTCGATGCGCCCGGGCACCGCCATGTCTGCCGACGGCATGCTCAACCTGTACAACGCCGTGGCCGTGGCCGGCGACAAGCAGTCGCGCGGCAAGGGCGTGCTGGTGACCATGAACGACGAGATCCAGTCGGGCCGTGACGTGAGCAAGTCGGTCAACATCAAGACCGAAGCCTTCAAGAGCGCCTGGGGCCCGATGGGCATGGTGGTGGAAGGCAAATCCTACTGGTTCCGCCTGCCGGCCAAGCGCCACACGGTCAATTCCGAGTTCGACATCAAGCAGATCAGCAGCCTGCCACAGGTGGACATTGCCTATGGCTATGGCAACGTGACCGACACCGCCTACAAGGCACTGGCGCAGAACGGTGCCAAGGCGCTGATCCATGCCGGTACCGGCAACGGTTCGGTGTCGTCGCGGGTGGTGCCGGCGTTGCAGGAACTGCGCAAGAACGGCGTGCAGATCATCCGCTCGTCGCACGTCAACCAGGGTGGTTTCGTGCTGCGCAACGCCGAACAGCCGGATGACAAGAACGACTGGGTCGTGGCCCACGACCTGAACCCGCAGAAGGCGCGGATTCTGGCGATGGTCGCCATGACCAAGACCCAGGACAGCAAAGAGCTGCAGCGGATTTTCTGGGAGTACTGA
- a CDS encoding LacI family DNA-binding transcriptional regulator: MATIKDVAALAGISYTTVSHVLNKTRPVSEHVRQKVEAAIIELDYVPSAVARSLKARSTATIGLLVPNSVNPYFAELARGIEDACERNGYCVILCNSDDNPQKQRSYLRVLLEKRIDGLVVASVGQDSDLLQSLACVRTPMVIVDRELEGVDADLVRIDHEHGAYLATQHLLELGHRDVAYIGGPAETGVTQLRLNGFRRAMAEAGVPVLGSRVLHCDFTSPGGHAAAAQVLEGKRPTAIFAGNDMIGFGVLRAAAERNISVPGELSVIGFDDIELSRYVYPPLTTVGQSIRELGESAASLLLTRIGTPRQGAAEQRIVAPRIVLRESTGPRPDLFNDYR; encoded by the coding sequence ATGGCAACCATCAAAGACGTCGCGGCACTGGCGGGCATTTCCTACACCACCGTGTCCCATGTACTGAACAAGACCCGACCGGTGAGCGAACACGTGCGGCAGAAGGTTGAAGCCGCCATTATCGAGCTGGACTACGTGCCCAGCGCGGTGGCGCGTTCACTGAAGGCGCGCAGCACGGCCACCATCGGCCTGTTGGTGCCCAATAGCGTCAACCCATACTTCGCCGAGCTGGCACGTGGCATTGAAGACGCGTGTGAGCGCAACGGCTACTGTGTAATTTTGTGCAACTCCGATGACAACCCACAGAAGCAGCGCAGTTACCTGCGCGTGCTGCTGGAAAAGCGCATCGACGGCCTGGTGGTGGCCTCGGTGGGCCAGGACAGCGACCTGCTGCAAAGCCTGGCCTGCGTGCGCACGCCGATGGTTATCGTCGACCGTGAGCTGGAAGGCGTGGATGCCGACCTGGTGCGCATCGACCACGAACACGGCGCCTACCTGGCCACTCAGCATCTGCTGGAGCTTGGCCACCGCGATGTCGCCTATATTGGCGGCCCGGCAGAAACCGGGGTTACCCAGTTGCGTCTGAACGGCTTCCGCCGCGCCATGGCCGAAGCCGGCGTGCCGGTGCTGGGCAGCCGTGTGCTGCACTGCGACTTCACCAGCCCGGGTGGGCACGCAGCAGCGGCGCAGGTGCTGGAGGGTAAACGGCCCACGGCGATTTTTGCCGGCAACGACATGATCGGTTTCGGCGTGCTGCGTGCTGCGGCCGAACGCAATATCAGCGTGCCCGGCGAGCTGTCGGTGATCGGCTTCGACGACATCGAGCTGAGCCGCTACGTGTATCCGCCGTTGACCACCGTGGGCCAGTCGATTCGCGAGCTGGGCGAGAGCGCCGCCTCACTGTTGCTGACACGTATAGGAACACCCCGGCAAGGCGCGGCGGAGCAACGCATTGTGGCCCCGCGCATCGTGCTGCGTGAGTCCACCGGGCCGCGCCCGGACTTGTTCAACGATTACCGCTAA
- a CDS encoding sugar ABC transporter ATP-binding protein, with protein sequence MAASAHEVLLSASGLGKTYAQPVLGEVSLSLRAGEVLALTGENGAGKSTLSKLISGLEVPTSGRMTYRGQAYAPASRSEAERLGVRMVMQELNLLPTLTVAENLFLDNLPSRFGWISHKRLRQLATAAMAQVGLDAIDPDTPVGELGIGHQQMVEIARNLIGDCHVLIFDEPTAMLTAREVELLFTQIERLRQRGVAIVYISHRLEELQRVAQRIVVLRDGKLVCDEPIQRYSSAELVNLMVGRELGEHIDLGRRQIGAPLLKVDKLSRTDKVREVSFEVRAGEIFGISGLIGAGRTELLRLIYGADRADSGSIALGQPLQTVTIDSPKAAVKAGIALITEDRKGEGLLLTQSISANIALGNLGAVSRAGVLDGQAEEALAERQIQAMRIRSAGAHQVVGELSGGNQQKVVIGRWLERDCQVLLFDEPTRGIDVGAKFDIYGLLAELARQGKALVVVSSDLRELMLVCDRIAVLSAGRLIDTFERDHWSQDQLLAAAFAGYQKRDALLHDAAPRMDA encoded by the coding sequence ATGGCTGCATCGGCCCATGAAGTGCTGCTGTCCGCCAGCGGGCTGGGCAAGACCTACGCCCAGCCCGTGCTCGGCGAGGTCAGCCTGAGCCTGCGGGCCGGCGAAGTGCTGGCCCTGACCGGCGAGAACGGCGCGGGCAAGAGTACGCTGTCCAAGCTCATTAGCGGCCTGGAGGTGCCCACCAGCGGGCGCATGACCTACCGCGGCCAAGCCTATGCGCCTGCCAGCCGCAGCGAGGCCGAGCGCCTGGGTGTGCGCATGGTCATGCAGGAGCTGAACCTGTTGCCGACGCTGACCGTGGCGGAAAACCTGTTTCTCGACAACCTGCCCAGCCGTTTCGGCTGGATCAGCCACAAGCGCCTGCGCCAGCTGGCCACCGCCGCCATGGCGCAGGTAGGGCTCGATGCCATCGACCCGGATACCCCGGTGGGCGAACTGGGCATTGGCCATCAGCAGATGGTCGAGATTGCCCGCAACCTGATCGGCGACTGCCATGTGCTGATCTTCGATGAGCCCACCGCGATGCTCACCGCGCGCGAGGTGGAGCTGCTGTTCACCCAGATCGAGCGCCTGCGCCAGCGTGGCGTGGCCATCGTCTACATTTCCCACCGCCTGGAAGAACTGCAGCGTGTTGCACAGCGCATCGTCGTGCTGCGCGACGGCAAGCTGGTGTGCGACGAGCCAATCCAGCGCTACAGCAGTGCCGAACTGGTCAACCTGATGGTCGGTCGCGAGCTGGGCGAGCATATCGACCTGGGCCGCCGGCAGATCGGCGCGCCGTTGCTCAAGGTCGACAAGCTCAGCCGTACTGACAAGGTGCGCGAGGTGTCGTTTGAGGTCAGGGCAGGGGAGATCTTCGGCATTTCCGGCCTGATTGGTGCCGGCCGTACCGAGCTGTTGCGGCTGATCTACGGCGCCGACCGTGCCGACAGTGGCAGCATCGCGCTCGGCCAACCACTACAAACCGTCACCATCGACTCGCCCAAGGCTGCCGTAAAGGCGGGTATCGCGCTGATTACCGAAGACCGCAAAGGCGAGGGCCTGCTGTTGACGCAGTCGATCAGCGCCAACATCGCCTTGGGCAACCTGGGCGCGGTGTCACGCGCTGGCGTGCTTGACGGCCAGGCAGAGGAGGCCTTGGCCGAGCGCCAGATCCAGGCCATGCGTATTCGCAGTGCCGGCGCCCACCAGGTTGTGGGCGAGCTGTCTGGCGGCAACCAGCAGAAGGTCGTGATTGGCCGCTGGCTGGAGCGCGACTGCCAGGTGCTGCTGTTCGACGAGCCCACCCGAGGCATCGACGTGGGTGCCAAGTTCGACATCTATGGCCTGCTGGCCGAACTGGCGCGCCAGGGCAAGGCGCTGGTGGTGGTGTCCAGCGACCTGCGCGAGCTGATGCTGGTCTGCGACCGCATCGCCGTGCTGTCGGCCGGTCGCCTGATCGACACCTTCGAGCGTGATCATTGGAGCCAGGACCAGCTGCTGGCCGCAGCCTTTGCCGGTTATCAGAAACGTGACGCACTGCTGCACGATGCAGCCCCCAGGATGGACGCATGA
- the hpaA gene encoding 4-hydroxyphenylacetate catabolism regulatory protein HpaA produces the protein MSDRHPIPNINIGQVYDQRYSDSEVHYDRLGNLAGFFGRNMPVHRHDRFFQVHYVKSGTVRVYLDDQQYIEAGPMFFLTPPTVAHAFVTEADSDGHVLTVRQQLVWQLIEADASLLPAGMQVQPACVALGNLPAEYKAEAQRLQGWLDALSDEFATQQPGREAALQSLTRLIMISLLRLCPNSLESTPARHEDLKIFHRFNALIEAHYLEHWPLARYAQQIGVTEARLNDVCRRIADLPSKRLVLERLMQEAKRLLLFSGSTANEICYQLGFKDPAYFSRFFNRYAKLTPGEYRQRQAELQ, from the coding sequence ATGAGCGACCGGCATCCGATACCGAACATCAACATTGGCCAGGTCTACGACCAGCGCTACAGCGACAGCGAGGTGCATTACGACCGGCTGGGCAACCTGGCGGGCTTTTTCGGGCGCAACATGCCGGTGCACCGGCATGACCGGTTTTTCCAGGTGCATTACGTGAAGTCGGGCACAGTGCGGGTGTATCTGGATGACCAGCAATACATCGAGGCCGGGCCGATGTTTTTCCTCACGCCACCCACGGTGGCACACGCGTTCGTCACCGAAGCGGACAGCGACGGGCATGTGCTGACGGTGCGCCAGCAACTGGTGTGGCAATTGATCGAAGCCGACGCCAGCCTGCTGCCGGCGGGCATGCAGGTGCAGCCAGCCTGTGTGGCGCTGGGCAACCTGCCGGCCGAATACAAGGCCGAGGCGCAGCGCCTGCAAGGCTGGCTGGACGCGTTGAGTGACGAGTTTGCCACGCAGCAACCGGGTCGCGAGGCGGCGTTGCAGTCGCTGACCCGCCTGATCATGATCAGCCTGCTGCGGCTGTGCCCCAACTCGCTGGAATCGACCCCGGCGCGGCATGAAGACCTGAAGATCTTCCACCGTTTCAATGCCCTGATCGAAGCGCATTACCTTGAGCATTGGCCGCTGGCCCGCTACGCGCAGCAGATTGGCGTGACCGAGGCACGGCTGAACGATGTGTGCCGGCGCATCGCCGACTTGCCATCCAAGCGCCTGGTGCTGGAACGGCTGATGCAGGAGGCCAAGCGTTTGCTGTTGTTTTCCGGCAGCACGGCCAACGAAATCTGTTACCAGCTCGGCTTCAAGGACCCGGCCTATTTCAGCCGCTTCTTCAACCGCTACGCCAAGCTCACACCCGGGGAGTACCGCCAGCGGCAGGCAGAATTGCAGTGA
- the hpaE gene encoding 5-carboxymethyl-2-hydroxymuconate semialdehyde dehydrogenase codes for MIKHWINGREVESKDTFVNYNPATGDAICEVASGGAEEVAQAVAAAKEAFPKWANTPAKERARLMRKLGELIEQNVPKLAELETLDTGLPIHQTKNVLIPRASHNFDFFAEVCTRMDGHTYPVDDQMLNYTLYQPVGVCGLVSPWNVPFMTATWKTAPCLALGNTAVLKMSELSPLTANELGRLAVEAGIPNGVLNVIQGYGATAGDALVRHPDVRAISFTGGTATGKKIMQTAGLKKYSMELGGKSPVLIFEDADLERALDAALFTIFSLNGERCTAGSRIFIQESVYPQFVAEFAARAKRLIVGDPTDPKTQVGSMITQQHYDKVTGYIRIGIEEGARLVAGGLERPANLPAHLAKGQFIQPTVFADVNNKMRIAQEEIFGPVVCLIPFKDEAEALQLANDTEYGLASYIWTQDIGKAHRLARGIEAGMVFINSQNVRDLRQPFGGVKGSGTGREGGQYSFEVFAEIKNVCISMGNHHIPRWGI; via the coding sequence ATGATCAAGCACTGGATCAACGGCCGTGAGGTCGAGAGCAAAGACACCTTCGTCAACTACAACCCCGCCACCGGCGACGCCATCTGCGAAGTCGCCAGCGGCGGCGCCGAGGAAGTGGCCCAGGCTGTGGCTGCGGCCAAGGAAGCCTTCCCCAAGTGGGCCAACACCCCGGCCAAGGAACGTGCCCGGCTGATGCGCAAGCTGGGTGAGCTAATCGAGCAGAACGTGCCGAAACTCGCCGAGCTGGAAACCCTCGACACCGGCCTGCCGATCCACCAGACCAAGAACGTGCTGATCCCGCGTGCCTCGCACAACTTCGACTTTTTCGCCGAAGTGTGCACGCGCATGGACGGCCATACCTACCCGGTCGACGACCAGATGCTCAACTACACCCTGTACCAGCCGGTGGGTGTGTGCGGCCTGGTAAGCCCATGGAACGTGCCGTTCATGACGGCTACCTGGAAGACTGCGCCGTGCCTGGCGCTGGGCAACACCGCCGTGCTTAAGATGAGCGAGCTGTCGCCTCTGACCGCCAACGAACTGGGCCGCCTGGCGGTAGAAGCCGGCATCCCCAACGGCGTGCTGAACGTGATCCAGGGTTACGGCGCTACCGCCGGCGATGCACTGGTCCGCCACCCCGATGTGCGCGCCATTTCCTTCACCGGCGGTACCGCCACCGGCAAGAAGATCATGCAGACCGCGGGCCTTAAAAAGTACTCGATGGAACTGGGCGGCAAGTCGCCCGTGCTGATCTTCGAAGACGCAGACCTTGAGCGTGCGCTGGACGCCGCGCTGTTCACCATCTTCTCGCTGAACGGCGAGCGCTGCACCGCCGGCAGCCGCATCTTCATCCAGGAAAGCGTGTACCCGCAGTTTGTCGCCGAGTTTGCGGCGCGCGCCAAGCGCCTGATCGTAGGTGACCCGACCGACCCGAAAACCCAGGTCGGTTCGATGATCACCCAGCAGCACTATGACAAGGTCACCGGGTACATCCGCATTGGCATCGAAGAAGGTGCACGCCTGGTCGCCGGGGGCCTGGAGCGCCCGGCCAACCTGCCTGCGCACCTGGCCAAGGGGCAGTTCATCCAGCCCACCGTGTTCGCCGACGTGAACAACAAGATGCGTATTGCCCAGGAAGAAATCTTTGGCCCGGTGGTGTGCCTGATCCCGTTCAAGGACGAAGCCGAGGCGCTGCAACTGGCCAACGACACCGAGTATGGCCTGGCCTCGTACATCTGGACCCAGGACATCGGCAAAGCCCATCGCCTGGCCCGTGGCATCGAGGCCGGCATGGTGTTCATCAACAGCCAGAACGTACGCGACCTGCGCCAGCCGTTCGGCGGCGTGAAAGGTTCCGGTACCGGGCGTGAGGGCGGGCAGTACAGCTTCGAGGTCTTTGCAGAGATCAAGAACGTGTGTATTTCCATGGGTAATCACCACATTCCCCGCTGGGGCATCTAA
- a CDS encoding sugar ABC transporter substrate-binding protein: MKLPFPGRLLALAVVSSLSLALPLSAAHAEDKPKVALVMKSLANEFFRTMEDGAKDYQKTHANEFDLVANGIKNETDTGEQIRIVEQMVNSGAKALVIAPADSKALVSVVKKAMDQGVVVINIDNRLDPDLLKSKGISVPFVGPDNRKGARLVGDYLANEKLKAGDQVGIIEGVPTTTNAQQRTAGFKDAMDAAQMKIVSVQSGNWEIDKGNAVAAAMLNEYPELKALLAGNDSMALGAVSAVRAAGKTGQVQVVGYDNINAIKPMLADGRVLATLDQAASQQAVYGIQAALKMVKGEKPDVDADNVIQTPVELITKKP, encoded by the coding sequence ATGAAACTGCCGTTCCCCGGTCGTCTGCTGGCCCTCGCTGTCGTTTCCTCCCTTTCCCTCGCCCTGCCATTGTCTGCCGCCCATGCCGAAGACAAGCCCAAGGTCGCCCTGGTGATGAAGTCACTGGCCAACGAATTCTTCCGCACCATGGAAGACGGCGCCAAGGACTACCAGAAAACCCACGCCAACGAATTCGACCTGGTCGCCAACGGCATCAAGAACGAGACCGACACTGGCGAACAGATCCGCATCGTCGAGCAGATGGTCAATTCCGGCGCCAAGGCGCTGGTGATTGCCCCGGCTGATTCCAAGGCGCTGGTGTCGGTAGTGAAGAAGGCCATGGACCAGGGCGTGGTGGTGATCAACATCGACAACCGCCTGGACCCTGATCTGCTCAAGAGCAAAGGCATCAGCGTGCCGTTCGTTGGCCCCGACAACCGCAAGGGCGCGCGCCTGGTGGGCGACTACCTGGCCAACGAGAAGCTCAAGGCCGGCGACCAGGTGGGCATCATCGAAGGGGTGCCGACCACCACCAACGCCCAGCAGCGCACCGCCGGCTTCAAGGACGCCATGGATGCCGCGCAGATGAAAATCGTCTCGGTACAAAGCGGCAATTGGGAAATCGACAAAGGCAACGCCGTCGCCGCCGCCATGCTCAACGAATACCCCGAGCTGAAAGCCTTGCTGGCCGGCAACGACAGCATGGCGCTGGGCGCCGTGTCTGCCGTGCGCGCCGCCGGCAAGACCGGCCAGGTGCAAGTGGTGGGTTATGACAACATCAACGCCATCAAGCCGATGCTTGCCGATGGTCGCGTGCTTGCCACCCTCGATCAGGCCGCCAGCCAGCAGGCGGTGTACGGCATCCAGGCTGCGCTGAAAATGGTCAAGGGCGAGAAGCCTGACGTGGATGCCGACAACGTCATCCAGACCCCGGTCGAACTCATCACCAAGAAGCCCTGA
- a CDS encoding fumarylacetoacetate hydrolase family protein produces the protein MSHALHDVANGTLFGVALNYQGLLQQHQAAFVKAPYKQLPVKPVLFVKTPNTRNQHEGQVVFPAGVQRVQPGPALGVVIGKDASRVNVADALEHVAGYTIVNEVSLPEDSYYRPAVKAKCRDGFCPVGPELVPASQVANPDALGLRLYVNGELRQHNNTANCVRTVAQLIAEISEFMTLHAGDILITGTPEGRVDVQPGDRVDIEIDGLGKLTNHIVAE, from the coding sequence ATGAGCCATGCCCTGCATGACGTTGCCAACGGCACCCTGTTCGGCGTCGCGCTGAACTACCAGGGTTTGCTGCAGCAGCACCAAGCGGCGTTCGTGAAAGCACCGTACAAGCAACTGCCGGTCAAGCCGGTGTTGTTCGTCAAGACCCCGAACACCCGCAACCAGCATGAAGGCCAGGTGGTATTCCCGGCCGGCGTGCAGCGCGTGCAACCCGGCCCGGCGCTGGGAGTGGTGATTGGCAAGGACGCCAGCCGCGTCAACGTGGCCGATGCCCTGGAGCATGTGGCGGGCTACACCATCGTCAACGAAGTGAGCCTGCCCGAAGACAGCTACTACCGCCCTGCAGTCAAGGCCAAGTGCCGTGATGGTTTTTGCCCGGTCGGCCCTGAACTGGTGCCCGCCAGCCAAGTGGCCAACCCCGATGCCCTGGGCCTGCGCCTGTATGTGAACGGCGAACTGCGCCAGCACAACAACACCGCCAACTGCGTACGCACGGTGGCGCAGCTGATTGCCGAAATCAGCGAGTTCATGACCCTGCACGCCGGCGACATCCTGATCACCGGAACCCCCGAGGGCCGCGTCGATGTACAGCCAGGTGACCGCGTCGACATCGAGATCGACGGCCTGGGCAAGCTGACCAACCACATCGTCGCCGAGTGA